In a genomic window of Neisseria flavescens:
- a CDS encoding BON domain-containing protein → MKNIKRYALPVLTATLLSLSLSGCVGALIGGAAVGTKSAVDRRTTGAQTDDNIMALRVETTARSYLRQNNQVQGYTPKLNVVSYNRHLLLLGQVATEGEKQFVERIARSEQAAEGVYNYITVASQARSLGDVTNDTWGTSKVRATLLGLSPATQARVKIVTYGNVTYVMGILTPDEQARVTQKVSTTVGVQKVVTLYQNYVAN, encoded by the coding sequence ATGAAGAATATCAAACGCTACGCCCTCCCCGTTCTGACTGCGACCCTCTTAAGCCTGAGTCTGAGCGGCTGCGTCGGCGCACTGATCGGCGGTGCAGCCGTCGGCACCAAATCCGCCGTCGACCGCCGCACCACAGGCGCGCAAACCGACGACAACATTATGGCACTGCGCGTCGAAACCACTGCACGCTCCTACCTGCGCCAAAACAACCAAGTCCAAGGTTACACGCCCAAACTGAACGTTGTCAGCTACAACCGCCACCTGCTCCTGCTCGGCCAAGTGGCTACCGAAGGCGAAAAACAATTTGTTGAACGCATCGCCCGTTCCGAACAAGCCGCAGAAGGCGTGTACAACTACATCACTGTTGCCTCACAAGCGCGTTCGCTCGGCGATGTGACCAACGATACTTGGGGCACATCCAAAGTCCGCGCCACCCTGTTGGGTCTCAGCCCGGCCACCCAAGCACGCGTCAAAATCGTGACTTACGGCAATGTGACCTATGTGATGGGCATCCTCACGCCTGACGAGCAAGCCCGCGTGACCCAAAAAGTCAGCACGACCGTCGGCGTACAAAAAGTCGTGACCCTCTATCAAAACTACGTTGCCAACTGA
- a CDS encoding DUF4177 domain-containing protein: MKEYKVIIYQESLLSSLFFGAAKVNPIKFSEFLNKQTPEGWRVVTMEKDLRRMLLFFKREAYVVILERDRV; encoded by the coding sequence ATGAAAGAATACAAAGTCATCATTTATCAGGAAAGCCTGTTGTCCAGCCTGTTTTTCGGCGCGGCAAAGGTCAACCCCATCAAATTCAGCGAGTTCCTCAATAAACAAACCCCCGAAGGCTGGCGGGTTGTAACGATGGAAAAAGATTTGCGCCGTATGCTGCTGTTTTTCAAACGCGAGGCCTACGTCGTCATTTTGGAGCGGGATCGTGTTTAA
- the argG gene encoding argininosuccinate synthase, whose amino-acid sequence MSQNNTILQHLPVGQKVGIAFSGGLDTSAALLWMKRKGALPYAYTANLGQPDEDDYNAIPKKAMEYGAENARLIDCRAQLAHEGIAAIQCGAFHVSTGGIAYFNTTPLGRAVTGTMLVSAMKEDDVNIWGDGSTYKGNDIERFYRYGLLTNPALKIYKPWLDQQFIDELGGRHEMSEFLIANGFNYKMSVEKAYSTDSNMLGATHEAKDLEFLNSGIKIVKPIMGVAFWDENVEIKPEEVSVRFEEGVPVALNGKEYADPVELFLEANRIGGRHGLGMSDQIENRIIEAKSRGIYEAPGMALFHIAYERLVTGIHNEDTIEQYRINGLRLGRLLYQGRWFDSQALMLRETAQRWVAKAITGEVTLELRRGNDYSILNTESPNLTYQPERLSMEKVEDAAFTPLDRIGQLTMRNLDITDTRAKLGIYSQSGLLALGEGSVLPQLGNKQ is encoded by the coding sequence ATGAGTCAAAACAATACTATCCTGCAACACCTCCCCGTCGGTCAAAAAGTCGGCATCGCCTTCTCCGGCGGACTTGATACCTCCGCCGCGCTGTTGTGGATGAAACGCAAAGGCGCGCTGCCTTATGCCTACACTGCCAATCTCGGCCAGCCCGACGAAGACGATTACAACGCCATTCCTAAAAAAGCGATGGAATACGGCGCGGAAAACGCCCGCTTAATCGACTGCCGCGCGCAGTTGGCACACGAAGGCATCGCCGCCATCCAATGCGGCGCGTTCCACGTTTCCACCGGCGGCATCGCCTATTTCAACACCACGCCTCTGGGCCGCGCCGTAACCGGCACGATGCTTGTTTCCGCAATGAAAGAAGACGATGTGAATATTTGGGGCGACGGCAGCACCTACAAAGGCAACGACATCGAGCGTTTCTACCGCTACGGTTTGCTCACCAATCCCGCGTTGAAAATCTACAAACCCTGGCTCGACCAGCAATTTATCGACGAACTCGGCGGCCGCCACGAAATGAGCGAATTTCTGATTGCCAACGGCTTCAACTACAAAATGTCGGTTGAAAAAGCCTACTCCACCGATTCCAATATGTTGGGTGCCACCCACGAAGCCAAAGACTTGGAATTTTTGAACTCGGGCATCAAAATCGTCAAACCCATTATGGGCGTTGCCTTTTGGGACGAAAACGTCGAAATCAAACCCGAAGAAGTCAGCGTGCGCTTTGAAGAAGGCGTGCCGGTTGCATTGAACGGCAAAGAATACGCCGACCCCGTCGAACTCTTCCTCGAAGCCAACCGCATCGGCGGCCGCCACGGCTTAGGTATGAGCGACCAAATCGAAAACCGCATCATCGAAGCCAAATCGCGCGGCATCTACGAAGCCCCGGGAATGGCGTTGTTCCACATCGCCTACGAGCGTTTGGTGACCGGTATCCACAACGAAGACACCATCGAACAATACCGCATCAACGGCCTGCGCCTCGGACGTTTGCTCTACCAAGGCCGCTGGTTCGACAGCCAAGCCCTGATGTTGCGCGAAACCGCCCAACGCTGGGTTGCCAAAGCCATTACCGGCGAAGTAACCCTCGAATTGCGTCGCGGCAACGACTACTCGATTCTGAACACCGAATCGCCCAACCTGACCTACCAACCCGAACGCCTGAGTATGGAAAAAGTCGAAGACGCTGCGTTCACTCCGCTCGACCGCATCGGACAGCTCACGATGCGCAACCTCGACATTACCGACACCCGCGCCAAACTGGGCATTTACTCGCAAAGCGGTTTGTTGGCATTGGGCGAAGGTTCGGTATTGCCGCAGTTGGGTAATAAGCAATAA
- a CDS encoding malate:quinone oxidoreductase: MAEATDVVLVGGGIMSATLGVLLKELEPSWEITLIERLEDVALESSNAWNNAGTGHSALCELNYAPLTADGTIDPTRALNIAEQFHISRQFWATLVEEGKLTDRTFINSVPHMSLVMNTDHCSYLQKRFDVFKTQKLFEKMEFSTDRAKIAEWAPLVVNGRDESQPIAANYSAEGTDVDFGNLTRQMVQYLREKGVKMEFNRHVEDIKRESDGAWVLKTCNTENHEDHLTLRTRFLFLGAGGGALTLLQKSGIPEGKGYGGFPVSGLFFRNSNPETVVQHNAKVYGQASVGAPPMSVPHLDTRNVNGERHLMFGPYAGFRPNFLKQGSLMDLPMSIHMDNLYPMLRAGWANMPLTKYLLGELRKTKEERFTSLLEYYPEANPDDWELITAGQRVQIIKKDPKKGGILQFGTEIVAHADGSLAALLGASPGASTAVPLMIKLINQCFPGRIEAWSGRLKELVPGYGIKLNDNPTLADEIISHNATVLGIHH; encoded by the coding sequence ATGGCTGAAGCAACCGATGTCGTATTAGTAGGCGGCGGCATTATGAGCGCCACTTTAGGTGTATTGCTCAAAGAACTCGAACCATCTTGGGAAATCACCCTGATCGAACGCTTGGAAGATGTAGCGTTGGAATCATCAAATGCATGGAACAATGCCGGTACGGGACACTCTGCGCTGTGTGAATTGAACTATGCCCCCCTGACTGCCGACGGCACGATCGATCCGACCCGTGCCCTCAATATTGCCGAACAATTCCATATCAGCCGCCAATTTTGGGCGACTTTGGTCGAAGAAGGCAAACTGACCGACCGCACTTTCATCAATTCCGTCCCCCATATGTCGCTGGTGATGAACACCGACCATTGCAGTTATCTGCAAAAACGTTTCGACGTGTTCAAAACCCAAAAACTTTTTGAAAAAATGGAGTTTTCTACCGACCGCGCCAAAATTGCCGAATGGGCGCCGCTGGTTGTCAACGGTCGTGATGAAAGCCAACCCATTGCCGCCAACTACTCCGCCGAAGGTACGGACGTTGATTTCGGTAATCTGACCCGCCAAATGGTGCAATATCTGCGCGAAAAAGGCGTGAAAATGGAATTCAACCGCCATGTTGAAGACATCAAACGCGAATCTGACGGCGCGTGGGTACTCAAAACCTGTAACACCGAAAACCATGAAGACCATTTGACCCTCCGCACCCGCTTCCTCTTCCTCGGTGCAGGCGGCGGCGCACTGACCCTACTGCAAAAATCCGGTATTCCGGAAGGCAAAGGCTACGGCGGCTTCCCTGTTTCCGGCCTGTTCTTCCGCAACAGCAACCCTGAAACTGTTGTCCAACACAATGCCAAAGTGTACGGCCAAGCTTCCGTTGGCGCGCCTCCTATGTCCGTTCCACACTTGGATACCCGCAACGTGAACGGAGAACGCCATCTGATGTTCGGCCCATACGCAGGCTTCCGCCCCAACTTCCTCAAACAAGGCTCGCTCATGGATCTGCCGATGTCCATCCACATGGACAACCTCTATCCTATGCTCCGCGCCGGTTGGGCTAATATGCCGCTGACCAAATATCTCTTGGGCGAATTGCGTAAAACCAAAGAAGAACGCTTCACTTCGCTCTTAGAGTATTATCCGGAAGCCAATCCTGACGATTGGGAACTGATTACCGCCGGTCAACGCGTACAAATCATCAAAAAAGACCCGAAAAAAGGCGGCATACTCCAATTCGGTACCGAAATCGTCGCCCATGCCGACGGCTCGCTGGCCGCATTGCTGGGCGCGTCTCCAGGCGCATCAACCGCCGTGCCTTTGATGATTAAGCTGATCAACCAATGCTTCCCGGGCCGTATCGAGGCATGGTCAGGCCGTCTGAAAGAATTGGTGCCCGGCTACGGTATCAAGCTGAACGACAATCCGACTTTGGCGGACGAAATCATCAGCCACAACGCGACTGTTTTGGGCATTCATCACTAA
- the map gene encoding type I methionyl aminopeptidase → MNEVIIKTPEEIEKMRELGRLVAEALDYIGQFVKPGVTTNEIDKLVYDYHVNVQGGYPAPLNYGNPPYPKSCCTSVNHVICHGIPDDKPLKEGDIVNIDLTIKKDGFHGDSSRMFTVGKVSPIAQRLIDVTHASMMAGIEAVKPGATLGDVGYACQQVAENAGYSVVQEFCGHGIGRGFHEAPQVVHYGRRGEGLVLKPGMIFTIEPMINQGKRHLRILNDGWTVVTKDRSLSAQWEHEVLVTETGYEILTISPASGKP, encoded by the coding sequence ATGAACGAAGTCATCATCAAAACCCCCGAAGAAATCGAAAAAATGCGCGAACTCGGCCGCTTGGTCGCCGAAGCCCTCGATTACATCGGCCAATTCGTCAAACCCGGCGTAACCACCAACGAAATCGACAAACTCGTTTACGACTACCACGTCAACGTTCAAGGCGGTTATCCGGCCCCTCTCAACTACGGCAACCCGCCCTACCCGAAATCCTGCTGCACCTCTGTCAACCACGTTATCTGCCACGGCATTCCCGACGACAAACCGCTAAAAGAAGGCGACATCGTCAACATCGACCTGACCATTAAAAAAGACGGTTTCCACGGTGACTCCAGCCGTATGTTTACCGTCGGCAAAGTCTCCCCGATTGCCCAACGCCTGATCGACGTGACTCACGCCTCCATGATGGCGGGTATCGAAGCGGTCAAACCCGGCGCCACCCTCGGCGACGTCGGCTATGCCTGCCAACAGGTTGCCGAAAATGCCGGCTACTCCGTCGTACAGGAATTCTGCGGACACGGCATCGGCCGCGGCTTCCACGAAGCGCCGCAAGTAGTCCACTACGGCCGCAGAGGCGAGGGCCTCGTCCTCAAACCGGGCATGATTTTTACCATCGAGCCGATGATCAACCAAGGCAAACGCCATCTGCGCATCCTGAACGACGGTTGGACAGTGGTCACCAAAGACCGCTCCCTCTCCGCCCAATGGGAACACGAAGTTTTGGTTACCGAAACCGGCTACGAAATCCTTACCATCAGCCCTGCCAGCGGTAAGCCTTAA
- a CDS encoding helix-turn-helix domain-containing protein — MKSFEKIENIRDIRKKLGLNQMDFWSRIGVTQSSGSRYESGRNMPKPVRELLRLVHIERVDLAKVNRDDLAVASLLKNRDPELYASLKKEAKADNKGK; from the coding sequence ATGAAATCGTTCGAAAAAATTGAAAATATCCGCGATATCCGTAAAAAACTCGGCCTGAACCAAATGGACTTCTGGAGCCGCATTGGTGTGACTCAATCCAGTGGTTCCCGTTACGAATCCGGCCGCAACATGCCTAAACCTGTACGCGAATTGCTGCGTTTGGTACACATTGAGCGCGTAGATTTGGCTAAAGTAAACCGTGACGACTTGGCCGTTGCGTCCTTGCTGAAAAACCGCGACCCTGAGTTGTACGCTTCTCTGAAAAAAGAAGCTAAAGCCGACAACAAAGGCAAATAA
- a CDS encoding competence/damage-inducible protein A has protein sequence MKDRQHLFNLIIIGDEILHGSRQDKHFAFFKSLLESKGLKLNQVQYLPDEPDLLVKQLRRSFSDGLPTFVTGGIGSTPDDHTRQAAAAALDLPVVRHPEAAGFIEGVTLKRGEPLDSPEHAQRLKMADFPAGAELVPNPFNNIAGFSIREHYFFPGFPVMAHPMAEWVLETYYADRFNQTERGSRSVYVFDQPESRITPIMEHLERTYAGIRSYSLPTVGRTDSDGRYTPPHIEFGIKAEGEACRLLDAAWEDALQGLQAIGATLKETVE, from the coding sequence ATGAAAGACCGACAGCATTTGTTCAACCTCATCATCATCGGCGACGAAATCTTACACGGCAGCCGCCAAGACAAGCATTTCGCCTTTTTCAAATCCCTGCTCGAATCCAAAGGGCTGAAGCTCAATCAGGTGCAATACCTGCCCGACGAACCCGATTTGCTGGTCAAACAACTGCGCCGCAGCTTTTCAGACGGCCTGCCGACTTTTGTTACCGGCGGTATCGGTTCTACGCCTGACGACCACACGCGCCAAGCCGCAGCGGCCGCTTTGGATTTGCCTGTTGTCCGCCATCCTGAAGCGGCCGGGTTCATCGAAGGCGTTACCTTGAAACGCGGCGAGCCGCTCGATTCGCCCGAACACGCCCAACGCCTGAAAATGGCGGATTTTCCCGCAGGCGCGGAATTGGTGCCCAATCCGTTTAACAACATCGCCGGATTTTCCATCCGCGAGCATTATTTCTTCCCCGGCTTTCCCGTGATGGCGCACCCGATGGCCGAATGGGTATTGGAAACTTATTACGCCGACCGCTTCAATCAAACCGAACGCGGCAGTCGCAGCGTGTATGTGTTCGACCAACCCGAGTCGCGCATTACGCCGATTATGGAACATCTTGAGCGTACCTACGCCGGTATCCGTTCGTACAGCCTGCCCACCGTGGGCCGTACCGATTCAGACGGCCGTTATACTCCGCCGCATATCGAGTTCGGCATCAAAGCGGAAGGCGAGGCCTGCCGCTTGCTGGATGCGGCGTGGGAAGATGCGTTGCAGGGTTTGCAGGCGATTGGCGCGACTTTGAAAGAAACGGTGGAATAA
- a CDS encoding YheT family hydrolase, giving the protein MNTRSPNTPYWLRNGHADTLFAKLLQGKAPDYRRELLPDSTGKTQVAYDFVDSADPDAPLVVLFHGLEGSSESHYAVELMKAVQQRGWNGVVAHFRSCGGIENTAPVFYHLGDTPEIAFMLNTLAQRYSTIYAVGVSLGGNALAKYLGEQGSNAVPRASAVVSAPVDAVAAGMRFDQGMTRLIYTRYFLNSLLPKARAIPRFQTALSQQNCKTLGDFDDRFTAPLHGFADRHDYYRRNSCKPFLKGVDTPLLLLNAVNDPFLPPEALPTGRDVSSAVTLLQPAYGGHVGFVSRDQGRLNLQWLPQTVLDYFKQYQP; this is encoded by the coding sequence ATGAATACGCGTTCACCCAACACGCCTTATTGGCTCAGAAACGGCCATGCCGACACCCTGTTTGCCAAGCTGCTGCAAGGCAAGGCGCCCGACTACCGTCGCGAGCTTCTGCCCGACAGTACCGGCAAAACCCAAGTTGCCTACGATTTTGTCGACAGCGCCGACCCCGATGCGCCGTTGGTGGTTTTGTTCCACGGACTGGAAGGCAGCAGCGAGAGCCATTACGCAGTCGAGTTGATGAAAGCCGTGCAGCAGCGCGGTTGGAACGGCGTGGTTGCCCATTTTCGCAGTTGCGGCGGCATAGAAAACACCGCGCCCGTGTTCTACCACCTCGGCGATACGCCCGAAATCGCCTTTATGCTCAACACGCTGGCACAACGCTATTCAACCATCTACGCCGTCGGCGTTTCTTTGGGGGGCAATGCCTTGGCCAAATATTTGGGCGAGCAGGGCAGCAATGCCGTTCCGCGCGCTTCTGCCGTCGTTTCCGCGCCGGTTGATGCCGTGGCGGCCGGTATGCGTTTTGACCAAGGCATGACGCGCTTGATTTACACGCGCTATTTTTTAAATTCACTGTTGCCGAAAGCCCGAGCGATTCCCCGGTTTCAGACGGCCTTAAGCCAGCAAAACTGCAAAACGCTTGGCGATTTTGACGACCGCTTTACCGCGCCGCTACACGGTTTTGCCGACCGCCACGATTACTACCGCCGCAATTCCTGCAAACCGTTTCTGAAAGGCGTGGATACGCCGTTGCTGTTGCTCAATGCCGTCAACGACCCCTTCCTGCCGCCGGAAGCCCTACCGACCGGGCGGGACGTGTCCTCGGCCGTTACGCTGCTGCAACCGGCATACGGCGGGCATGTCGGCTTCGTCAGCCGCGATCAAGGCCGTCTGAATCTGCAATGGCTGCCGCAAACGGTGTTGGACTATTTCAAACAGTATCAGCCGTAA
- a CDS encoding DUF488 domain-containing protein, with the protein MFTVQRIYAYQPNLEQTAVFIDRLYPRGVRKEVFATALWLKDITPSANLRRWYHENPAQNFDGFVSRYHEELHNETAQAAIKQLLDLERQHGNILLLTAVKDPRHSHVSALAQFLGVSFEYRD; encoded by the coding sequence ATGTTTACCGTACAACGCATTTACGCTTATCAGCCGAATCTCGAACAGACCGCCGTCTTTATCGACCGCCTCTATCCGCGCGGCGTCCGCAAAGAGGTCTTTGCCACTGCACTTTGGTTGAAAGACATTACGCCCAGTGCAAACCTGCGCCGCTGGTATCACGAAAATCCAGCTCAAAATTTCGACGGTTTTGTCAGCCGTTATCATGAAGAGCTGCACAATGAAACTGCACAAGCCGCCATCAAGCAGCTGCTGGATTTGGAGCGGCAACACGGCAATATCCTGCTGCTGACCGCCGTCAAAGATCCGCGACATTCCCACGTTTCTGCGCTGGCTCAATTTTTGGGTGTATCGTTTGAATATCGTGATTAG
- a CDS encoding phosphatase PAP2 family protein, with the protein MHLSPAQSRRALTFASLLFLPPTLIIGIWLAQYGGFAFEPPLMHAVHAHAGTWFDPIATVLHYLGKTAIAVPLIGVVAATLYFADKKREALFCVLAALVPTLNMLIVKVWFARERPLLWPRLIEESNFSFPSGHSTFSAAIAVMLILLCRRTRYRRAAWIGGISFALLTGFSRIYLGVHYPTDVWAGWTNGTLTALLVYMLIFRPSEK; encoded by the coding sequence ATGCACTTATCCCCAGCCCAATCCAGACGCGCACTGACTTTTGCCTCTTTGTTGTTTTTACCGCCAACCCTCATCATCGGCATTTGGCTGGCGCAATATGGCGGCTTCGCTTTTGAACCGCCGCTGATGCACGCCGTCCATGCCCACGCGGGAACATGGTTTGACCCGATTGCCACCGTGTTGCACTATCTGGGCAAAACCGCGATTGCCGTGCCGCTGATCGGCGTAGTCGCCGCCACCCTGTATTTTGCCGATAAGAAGCGCGAAGCACTGTTTTGCGTGTTGGCGGCATTGGTGCCGACTTTGAACATGCTGATTGTGAAAGTATGGTTTGCACGCGAACGCCCCTTGCTTTGGCCGCGCCTGATTGAGGAGAGCAATTTTTCCTTTCCCAGCGGCCACAGTACGTTTTCCGCCGCCATTGCCGTCATGCTGATATTGCTTTGCCGCCGCACGCGCTACCGCCGCGCCGCTTGGATAGGCGGTATTTCCTTTGCCCTGTTGACCGGGTTTTCACGCATCTATTTGGGCGTGCATTATCCCACCGACGTTTGGGCAGGCTGGACAAACGGCACGCTGACTGCCTTGCTGGTGTATATGCTCATCTTCAGGCCGTCTGAAAAATAG
- the rsmG gene encoding 16S rRNA (guanine(527)-N(7))-methyltransferase RsmG, protein MNQAQQLRDGVQALGLDIDDAKQAKLLDYAALLQKWNKTYNLTALRDPAQTVSHHLLDSLTLLPYIEHAQTMLDVGSGGGQPGIPTAICRPDLDITLLDANTKKTAFLQQAVIELDLKNVRVISGRVEAAADCRADVITSRAFAELADFVNWTEHLLKDGGYWAAMKGVYPQEEIDKLPESVTVEKVEALHVPQLNAERHIVIIRKKAV, encoded by the coding sequence ATGAATCAGGCGCAACAGCTCCGCGACGGCGTACAGGCACTGGGTTTGGACATCGACGACGCCAAACAGGCCAAACTGCTAGACTATGCCGCCCTGCTGCAAAAGTGGAACAAAACCTACAACCTGACCGCCCTGCGCGATCCCGCCCAAACCGTCAGCCACCACCTGCTCGACAGCCTGACCCTCCTGCCCTATATCGAACACGCGCAAACCATGCTCGACGTCGGCTCCGGCGGCGGACAGCCCGGCATACCCACCGCCATCTGCCGCCCAGACCTCGACATCACCCTCCTCGATGCCAACACCAAAAAAACCGCCTTTCTGCAACAAGCCGTCATCGAACTCGACCTTAAAAACGTCCGCGTCATCAGCGGCCGCGTAGAAGCCGCCGCCGACTGCCGCGCCGACGTCATCACCAGCCGCGCCTTTGCCGAACTCGCCGACTTCGTCAACTGGACCGAGCACCTCCTCAAAGACGGCGGCTACTGGGCGGCCATGAAAGGCGTATACCCGCAAGAAGAAATCGACAAACTACCCGAAAGCGTCACCGTCGAAAAAGTCGAAGCATTGCACGTCCCTCAACTCAATGCCGAACGCCATATCGTCATCATCCGCAAAAAGGCCGTCTGA
- the trpC gene encoding indole-3-glycerol phosphate synthase TrpC codes for MTDILNKILATKAEEVAAQKAAVSLEDIKAQALAAAPVRSFIGSIREKHAQNLPAIIAEVKKASPSKGLIRPDFHPAEIAVAYEKAGAACLSVLTDEPYFQGSPEYLKQARAAVALPVLRKDFIIDEYQIYQARAWGADAVLLIAAALEAGQLERFEAVAHELGMTVLLELHDASELEKCRNMTTPLWGVNNRNLRTFEVTLQQTLALLPELNGKTVVTESGIRNKEDVDFMRSHGVYTFLIGETFMRADDIEAEVKKLF; via the coding sequence ATGACCGATATTCTCAACAAAATCCTTGCCACCAAAGCAGAAGAAGTGGCCGCCCAAAAAGCCGCCGTTTCCTTGGAAGACATCAAAGCCCAAGCGCTGGCTGCTGCGCCGGTTCGCAGCTTTATCGGCTCGATCCGTGAAAAACACGCGCAGAATCTGCCTGCCATTATTGCCGAAGTCAAAAAAGCCAGCCCGAGCAAAGGCCTGATCCGTCCTGATTTTCATCCTGCCGAAATCGCCGTTGCCTATGAAAAAGCCGGCGCGGCCTGTTTGTCCGTGTTGACGGACGAACCTTATTTCCAAGGCTCACCCGAGTATTTGAAACAGGCGCGTGCGGCTGTGGCGCTGCCGGTCTTGCGTAAAGATTTCATCATTGACGAATACCAAATCTATCAGGCGCGCGCGTGGGGTGCGGATGCGGTTCTTCTGATTGCCGCCGCCTTGGAAGCCGGGCAGCTTGAGCGTTTTGAAGCTGTTGCCCACGAATTGGGCATGACTGTATTGTTAGAATTGCACGATGCGTCCGAGCTGGAAAAATGCCGCAACATGACCACGCCGTTGTGGGGCGTCAACAACCGCAACCTGCGTACGTTTGAAGTGACCCTGCAACAAACCCTCGCCCTCTTGCCTGAATTGAACGGCAAAACCGTTGTAACCGAAAGCGGCATCCGCAACAAAGAAGACGTCGATTTCATGCGCAGCCACGGCGTGTATACTTTCCTGATCGGCGAAACCTTTATGCGAGCCGACGATATCGAAGCCGAAGTCAAAAAACTGTTTTAA
- a CDS encoding DUF6414 family protein, giving the protein MAHDEVVGNSLYDFIYINHEALSLYNAQLDKDGLLTHQVITKSVSDQQKNQLGASAKIISGGLENQSSVSESMQSNFDASRAMPLNVIRELNRLGLIQKDIEKAKLGQIVLFSGRLQIVDYALMASLIRPAMHMHIHEMPSKTPNDKINKKSKQAELDTFANLIEQMPKLVQFRLFDDNNSAWGTISAGNLMVHSLDFVMKHSITIPGQWHILAVLDAVPDKDDEAEIDSAALKYMTQMESGYVEAFMHLRGMMGRRLKEYGVSPLAIFRKVE; this is encoded by the coding sequence ATGGCACACGACGAAGTAGTGGGAAACTCCCTATATGACTTTATTTATATTAATCATGAAGCCCTATCTTTATACAATGCTCAACTGGATAAAGATGGGCTTTTAACTCATCAAGTCATTACTAAATCTGTTAGTGATCAACAAAAAAACCAATTGGGAGCCAGTGCAAAAATTATTTCCGGAGGACTTGAAAATCAAAGCTCGGTATCAGAATCAATGCAAAGTAACTTTGATGCCAGTCGTGCAATGCCTCTAAATGTTATTCGGGAATTAAATCGTCTAGGATTGATTCAAAAAGATATAGAAAAAGCTAAACTTGGTCAGATCGTTTTGTTTTCAGGAAGACTTCAAATTGTGGATTATGCTCTAATGGCTTCGCTTATTCGGCCTGCAATGCATATGCACATCCATGAAATGCCCTCAAAAACTCCTAACGATAAAATTAATAAAAAAAGCAAACAAGCTGAACTTGATACTTTTGCTAACTTAATTGAACAAATGCCCAAATTAGTACAATTTCGATTATTTGATGATAACAATTCAGCTTGGGGAACAATTTCGGCAGGTAACCTAATGGTACATTCATTAGACTTTGTGATGAAACATTCGATCACAATTCCCGGCCAATGGCATATTTTAGCAGTTTTAGATGCAGTACCTGACAAAGACGATGAGGCAGAAATTGATAGTGCAGCTTTAAAATATATGACACAGATGGAAAGTGGCTATGTTGAAGCCTTTATGCATCTACGTGGCATGATGGGGCGACGCCTAAAAGAATATGGTGTGTCTCCACTAGCGATTTTTCGTAAAGTTGAATAA
- a CDS encoding phosphoheptose isomerase gives MTTLQERVSAHFAESIRAKQEAEKVLVEPTVQAAELMLQCLMNDGKILACGNGGSAADAQHFAAEMTGRFEKERMELAAVALTTDTSALTAIGNDYGFDHVFSKQVRALGRAGDVLVGISTSGNSANVIEAIKAAHERDMHVIAMTGRDGGKIAAMLKDTDVLLNVPYPRTARIQENHILLIHAMCDCIDSVLLEGM, from the coding sequence ATGACAACATTACAAGAACGCGTTTCCGCACATTTTGCCGAGAGCATCCGCGCCAAGCAGGAAGCCGAAAAAGTACTGGTCGAGCCGACCGTACAGGCTGCCGAGCTGATGCTGCAATGCCTGATGAACGACGGCAAAATCCTGGCCTGCGGCAACGGCGGTTCAGCTGCCGATGCGCAACACTTCGCCGCAGAAATGACCGGCCGTTTTGAAAAAGAACGCATGGAATTGGCCGCTGTCGCGCTGACGACAGACACTTCCGCCCTGACCGCCATCGGCAACGACTACGGTTTCGACCATGTATTCAGCAAACAAGTGCGCGCGCTCGGACGTGCAGGCGACGTATTGGTCGGCATCTCCACCTCCGGCAATTCCGCCAACGTCATTGAAGCCATCAAAGCGGCACACGAGCGCGACATGCACGTCATCGCCATGACCGGCCGCGACGGCGGAAAAATCGCCGCCATGCTCAAAGATACCGACGTTTTGCTCAACGTCCCTTATCCGCGCACTGCACGCATTCAGGAAAACCATATTTTGCTGATTCACGCCATGTGCGACTGTATCGACTCCGTCCTGCTTGAAGGCATGTAA